GAATCATCAAGGTAAAGTTTCCTAGAGCTACTTGAGATGAATGGAGCAGAGGTCGCTTTCCAATAGGTAACAGAGCTAAGTGGATGAAGTTTCAAAGTGATTCCGAACCGGTCCTGCTGTTTCTAGTTGGAATATATGCCAAAGCTTAAGAGGAGAGATTCAAAACAATGACTACTTTGGAAGTCCGACCAATAAATTCGTTAATTTCAAGGCTATGTCTTTTAATCTTGTAAACATAAAACATAATTCCGTTGATGCAAATATTTcattatattaaaaaaattatcacTATGGGTAGTTGGAAAGACGAAAAACTCGAAAACTTGATCAATCATCTCCGAACAGGAAGTTAACACTATAGCATTTTACAACAACCAATTTCCTATTTAGGAGATTGTGGTTCCTTtcgctaaaataaaaataaaaattgagaagGCAGTTATTGTTGGATAACATTAATAATTCAAGTTAATATAATGACTCCTGGGCCTGGTTTGTGCATTCAATTCTGGGAAGATGTCTGGACTGGTGAATATCCTCTCAAGCAACTCTTTCTGGCTCTCTATCACCTTGCCAAATAGAAGAATGCAATGGTAAGTGATTCGATTTATCTTGATGGTAAATGGAATTTCAATTTTGCACGACATTTGAATGATACAGAGATGTTGGAGGTAGCAAATTTATTACAACTAATTGGTGACCTAGGTGGAAGATTTCTTTGTGGCTAATGCGCATGAAGCGTTGTAAACTGGTGGCTTATTAGTTTTTCCTTCAAAGAAGCCGTGGAATTCAAATGTGCCATTGAAAATCTCCTTCATGGTCTGGACATTGTGTTTCAGTGACGCCCCTACTTTCGACTATCTATATAACGCATGTATAAAGCAAGATCCTACTTGTGTATTCTATGGTAATTCTGTAGAGACAAATGAACATCTTTTCCTTCAATGCAATTTGTGATTGATGTTTGGTCTTACTTCATTGACAGTTTTGAGATCAAATGGGTCTTAGCTAATTATGTAAGCTCTAATTTATAGGAATGGGGTGACACGAGcaggaaaaaaatttaaaaataataaaaaagtctGGAGTATTTTGCCTTTTACCATATGGTAGTGTGCTTGGAGAGAGAGAAATGCGAGAATTCATAATAATGTGAGCAAAGATTTGAAACATTTGATAGTTGATATCAATTATTTGATGTTTAATTGGGGTTTGAAGTCTGATATGTTCTCAGGTTTATCTTTGTCTACCATGTTATGTAATTTGAATGCGTTGATACATACATCCATGTCTTTGTACGTGgttgtccaaaaaaaaaactcgGCTTGTAGCTCAGCTGGTTTCATGCCCTCCACAGAGGTTTCATGCgctaggaggtcccaggttcgagtcccagATGGCGTAATATTACAGATTTTGACATGGACGGTAGAGTTAGTTTTCCCCTCTTGCGAAGACATTAGCCAcactatccgcttcggctcctcggctttgttcctcatgaggctcgatggtaggctagcacgacaacctgttcaactaatgtagtagtactCTGCTTGGagtttagcttgttaggcttccaattagttaattatgtaataataataataaattttttaaaaaaaaaaagttattacagTGACTTATATTTTTCATTAGTAAAAAGGtaggtaaaaattaaaaataaacaaaacaaagttACTACATATCTAAGTGCCGTGTGATGGGTTCGTTGTTCGTGCAAGTGTTTTATAATGGCACCAACGTAATAAAGCTAGATTTATACGGTTATAATGTCCATCTGAAACTACCAAATGCAGAACGACCCCGATAAAGGATATCTCATCACAAAATTGTGCTACACAATTTTTTCCACCTGTTCTTCAAATTAGGGGCAaacaaggagaaggagaagacagATTTCTTCAACTCGAGGTTTGTTTGTTAAAATCATTCTTTGGTTCCTCTATCTTTTGCTTGTATATAAGATTACAGCTTTGCGCCCTAGGTTTTTTATTGAATCATTTTGGTTTCATTTTGTGAAAAACTATGTAATAACATGAGAATAATTAGGGTTGTCGAATCTgagtttattttgttttaatgttGTTGTGACATGTGAAACTGAAAGTGATGTAGAATAGTTAGGGTTTAAGTGACTATATAATAACGGTATGGATGGATCTTTTTTTCACCTCTCTGTGAGTAACTGGCATGTCGTGTATTAGACTATGCAAATCTTCTTGATTATGGACTGTATCAGAATTTGGTGGTTTATTGTTATGTTGATTTTGAGCTATTACCACAACTGTGGTTAGAGTATGCTACTTGGTTTTGGTGGGATTTCGTCCACTTGAAAATTAGGTTTGTATTCTGTTAGACAGTAAGAATAACAGAATGTTCATTACCTTATGGTGTAGTGCAGTAGTGTATCAAGCATCCTTAAACTTAATCTTGTTCTAAGCAAGGGTTTTGGCTAAGACACTAGACCTAATGATTTATTTGTGTATTGCTGACCTACAAATGTGATTATGTGTGTTTTACCTGGTGTAAAAATGGTTTTAGTGAGATTTTTTCGGCTTCAAAGATAGATTTATATATGTTATAGAAGATAGTAAGGAAACCTCATTATCTGTAACTTTGGGGTTATTTTTTATCCACTTTAATGTCCATCACCTTAGCACTCTGTGCACCACCAAACATTCTGTATATTTGTTCTTTTACCCAGCACTGAGTCTGAACAAGAAATAAGACCAAATGAGAAATTCGGTTTAAGgtttagttttaggttttatgttgacatttgtggattctttgggcATATTGGTAAAAGACAAGAACATCCTAGAAGCATGAATGGATATGCCTGGAAGTTAGGTTTATTGTTTTAAGAGACTGTAAGGAACCTCATTATTTGTAAATTTGGGGATTGCCATTATCAACTTCAATATACATTCTCTTCTCGTGTAGTGCACTTGAAATCCTATATCTTGTGCGGAACATGGTGTTCGACTAAGAGATAAAGAGTCATAAGaccaataaaaaaaaactttttcttatGAGGATTATCGCAAAATGAGTttcgtttgttttttttttattatttttttttctaatcttTATATTTAGATTGTTGTCGCCTATTTTTTTTAAAGGCATTTACACATTTGGCCAAGGATTCTGTGTTTTTGAGCTAACCATCCAAAAGTGTCATTTCTTTTGACATTTATATTCAGCGAGATACATAGGTGTCTTTGCAATTGAATTTGTAACTGTTATAGATGACGTGGGTGCTGACATGACTGCCACATATCATTTCTAGATGTCTTACGATGACGTTGAAATCGAAGATATGGAATGGAACGAAGAACTAAAATCTTTCACTTATCCATGCCCATGTGGGGATCTATTTCAAATTACCAAAGAAGAGTTGAGTATTGGAGAAGAAATTGCGCGGTGCCCTAGTTGTTCCCTTTATATAACAGTCATTTATAATATGGAAGACTTCATTGGAGATTTGAATAACAAAAATATGGAGCCATCAAAACGACAATCAGTTGCTGTCGTTTAAACTaggctttgattttttttttgttacttcTTATAGTTAGGTGTGTGGTTTCTTATGGAATTTTTCTGTTAGGTGTTCTCTTTTACTTCATCAATATAGCGGTAAAGTTATGCTTTGTGGAATTGGGCTGTTAATTAGGTTATTAGGGTCCGGTTGACTGATGACTGATGGTTTTGTTAGTTACTCGGGAGAACCTTATTTCTGTATTACTTGTGTGCTTCTACATCTGAATTTTGGAAGGAAAGTTTTATCTTCATGATAATGGCTAGTTCATATATATGCATGTGAATCCGTGAACGCAATTTGGTTATTTAGTATTTGTAAAAACTTAGGAATCATATTGCATCTTGAAAACTCTACAGCTAACCTTCTTGGGTACATTGCATAGTCGCACGACATTAATTTTTTGTTGTGTTCTGGTTTAGGTCGGTGATTTCAGTGCATTTATTATTAAGATGAGTACTGAACCATGGTGGTAAAATCATGCTTCTTGATTGTTATTAAAATCCTAGATTAGCTAAAGAGTGTTGTTCAGATGTGAATGACAGAATACGACGGGCTAGTGGTTTGCCATTGTTGTTTCTGACAACAGTATCCTACCATGTGATGTGGTTCCCCTTCCCTGTCATATGGTGGGTGTTATAGTAAAATGGTCTATCTGACGTTATTAATACAAGTTATTTCCGAATTGCCAATTTTAACAACATTCAAGTTTGACTTTGAAGTTTGAACACCTTATTGAGTTTGAACACCTTATTAACAACTGTGCTATTTGAACTCCAAAGAACAATGAAATGCAATCAGGAGGCTAAGATCCTAGCCCTAGGCAAGCATTGTTTGGATGGCTGGGGTTTGCATTATGGTTGTATTTTTGTAGTTCAAATATTATTCAAGTTTTGAAGTTTTACACTTGCATTGGCAAATTGTTTTGTCGCTTATGTTCATGTTATTAACTCAGCTCATGAAGTTAACTGTTAACTTTGCTGATTGTGCCAGGTTTACTTAGTTTTCAACTTCTGATGTATATATGGCTGGTCATAAGATAGCTCATGCCACCTTGAAAGGGCCTAGTGTCGTTAAGGAGATCTGCATTGGAATTGCGTTGGGTTTGGTTGCTGGAGGCATGTGGAAGATGCATCATTGGAATGAGCAGAGGAAAGTTAGGCAGTTTTATGACCTTCTAGAAAAGGGTGAAATTGGTGTAGTTGCAGAAGAGGAGTAGTCTTGTTAACTCTTTTCAATTTTGCATATCTACTCCATGCCATATATTTAATGCTACTCTCTTTTGTCTTTCAAAATTGTTGAAGTTGCAGAATATGATTGGAAAATTTGGAACATGGCTAGGTTTTGCCATGATCTAGGTAGATGTAATAATTTCATATTGGTACTCTTTTAAGAATCATCATCATAACTTCTGATTTGTGAAcattttgtgttgttttttgttgaaattaagagaCGTGATTAATGATAAGCAATCATTCATAGGAAACAAATCCAAATGATGTTTGGACCTTCAATGACTCTGTAGTAAAGGGAGTCTACTCAGTAAGTACCCACTGATGTTATTATGGTACCACCAGCATTTCCTTATTATAAATGCATTTGTAACTTTTGTTCCAGCAGACAGGGAGGTGAGACAGACATAGTAATGATTCAGTTCAATGAACAGAAAAGGCCGTATGTATATGAGTGGGGTATCTCACCTTTGGGATTTTGTAAATGTGGAAGTGTTCTCGTCCTGCATAGTATTGTAGATTTGTATATCTATGTAGGTAGGAGCCTTCTTTTAACTCTGGAGAACTATCAGGCTAGGCCACTGCTTCATTTTGATTAAGATGAACTAGAGGTTGGTTTTCCATTGAAAACAGCATTGGTTTTTACCATTTGTTCTGTCAGTATGACGATGGAGTTACAAATTCCAGGAGATAATGGTTttatatttttagaaaaataaatttaGGGCCAAAAGAATTCGAAACATTCTATAGAACCTCCAATAGTCTGACCTAGGCTAGAAGTTGAGAATTTCACAAACAGTTAAGATCATGTGATAAATGATGATAGTAAAACAGTCAAATGTGTCTCTGGCAGTGAATTTAAAACTGTGGGTACTGTGGGGTATAAATAGTGTGTACGAGTTAAGGAGGTACGGAGAGTAAGATGTTAAGTGCTGTTAGCCAATCAGAAATCGAAACGTATCAAAGAGGGATCTGGTCCTTGCTTACTGTTGAACAAGGATGGATCATCAATTCATGATTGATGATGAGAAGAAGGTTaaactctctctctctgtctctctctctttTGAATGATGACTGATCTCTGTTTAGAAATCGATCGATAAAGCCTACGAAAAACGGGGCCATTAACATGAATGTGACTTGCATCCCGCATTTCTGTTGTGTAGAGCCATTCTAAACATTCCTTTGAATTAGCGAGAGTTCACTGCACTAGGCACAGTTCCAAGGGACTCTTAATGCGCTGATCATGTTCTTAGGGCTGAATTCGTTAGTCAGACGGCCTAGAAAGCATATCATCATTCTATACAGACCCATATTTTTCAGTTTCCTTAGCAATATTGAGACTTATATTGTGACTTGTGAGTCGTATAAGCCGATGATGCAAAATTGAAGGTAGCAT
This DNA window, taken from Papaver somniferum cultivar HN1 chromosome 3, ASM357369v1, whole genome shotgun sequence, encodes the following:
- the LOC113358137 gene encoding cytochrome c oxidase subunit 5C-2; translation: MAGHKIAHATLKGPSVVKEICIGIALGLVAGGMWKMHHWNEQRKVRQFYDLLEKGEIGVVAEEE